In Desulfofustis limnaeus, the genomic stretch TTCTTCGGTTGCCTCGTGGTCACAGTCGGCAATGACCACGGCGGCTCCGGCGTCGAGGAGCGCCTCGGTGATGCCGCGGCCGATTCCCTGGGCGCCGCCGGTAACCACGATCGTCTTTCCCGCGAGCATCACCATGATATTCTCCGATTTGAGTGAAACTCCATAGATGCGGCAGGTTCCCGAGCCCCTCCCCAGAAGGTGGTTATGCCTGCGGCTTAGTCTCGATCGGCATAATGCAATTGTCTTGCGGACCGATCGGTGTAATAGTGTGACAGAGGCCGATGACGGCCTCGCCGGTTGTTACGCGTTAAAAATTATCGGCGGAAATAATCATGATGTCAATTCGCAATCTCTTTTCCCGGCCGACCCTGCAGAGTCTGTCGAAGACCTGCGGCTGAGCGGCGAAGATCGACCCGGTCGGGCTCGAAACCGTTTTGTCCGGTCTGGTGCAGACCGAGGACGCCAACCTGCTGGTCGGCTATCGGGACAACGATGACGCCGGTGTCTACCAACTCTCCGATGACCTGGCCCTGGTGACCACGGCCGATTTCATCACGCCGCCGGTCAATGATCCGTATCTGTTTGGTCAGATCGCCGCCGCCAACGCCTTGAGCGATATCTACGCCATGGGCGGCGAACCCAAGGTCTGCCTCAATTTGGTCTGTTTCCCGTCCAGGAAGTTGCCGCCGAAACAGCTGCAGCAGATTATTGCCGGGGCGTTGAGTAAGATCACCGAGGCCGGTGCGGTGCTTGCCGGCGGCCACTCGGTGGAGGATGACGAACCGAAATTCGGGCTCTCGGTCATCGGCCTGGTGCATCCGCGGCGTATCTGGCGCAACGGCGGCGCCCAGCCGGGAGACGCCTTGATCCTGACCAAGCCGGTGGGCAGCGGGGTCTTGTTCAACGCCAATCTGAAGAAATGGGTGTCGGCCGCCGCCATGCAGACCTGCATCGCTACGCTGATCCACTTGAACCGAACGGCGGCCGAAATCATGAAGCGGTATGCCATCCATGCGGCCACCGACGTTACCGG encodes the following:
- the selD gene encoding selenide, water dikinase SelD, which codes for MDPVGLETVLSGLVQTEDANLLVGYRDNDDAGVYQLSDDLALVTTADFITPPVNDPYLFGQIAAANALSDIYAMGGEPKVCLNLVCFPSRKLPPKQLQQIIAGALSKITEAGAVLAGGHSVEDDEPKFGLSVIGLVHPRRIWRNGGAQPGDALILTKPVGSGVLFNANLKKWVSAAAMQTCIATLIHLNRTAAEIMKRYAIHAATDVTGFGLGGHALEMAKASQATLCLTLADVPVLDEAGAMYRKGMSTGVNRANEKLLADHLRFARDYPDWQRQLLFDPQTSGGLLAALPADQATDLLAALHQAGVSAAAQIGEVVVDADSPGIIVA